The Myxococcus virescens DNA segment GGCTGAGAATCTTCGCGTCCTTCTTGAAGACGGACACGTAGAACTTCATGGCTTCTTCCGCGTTGCCGTCGAACCACAGGAAAGGCGTGATCTTCTGCATGGTGCGGTCTCCTCTGTTCAGGATGCGCCCGGCGTCAGGCGCGCTTGGATTGCTTGGACTTTGATTTCACCGGCGACTCGAAGAGCCCATCCAGGTACGTGCGCATCTGGCGCAGGTTCTCGAGGACCATTTCGGGCCGCTGCCGCGTCTTGCCCACCAGCATCGAGCCCTGCCACGTGCTGTAGAGCATCCAGGCCACGGCGTCGGGGTCGAAGCCCACGCGCGGCGGATGCAGCCGCTTCGCCTCCGTGAGCAGCCCCGCCACCGCGCCGACCCAGGCCTCCATGTGGCCTTCACCCGCCTGGCGCACAATGGCGTTCGACAGCGCCAGCTCCTGGGACAGCATGCCCACCATGCACGTGAGCATCCCGCCGTGCTGGCGAGCCAGGTCGCTCATGACGTCCAGCAGCCGGTGCAGCTTCTCCAGCGGGTCCACGCCGGGCTCGTCCCAGGCCTCGGCGTACAGCCCCATGCCCATCTCCGCGAAGGCGGCCATCGCGGCGAGGCCCATCGCCTCCTTCGACTCGAAGTGGTGGAAGAAGCTGCCCTTGGTCAGCCCGGCCTCGGCGCAAATCTGGTCCACCGTCGTCGCCGAAAACCCCTGACGCATCATCAGGTGCGTCGCGGCCGCGATGAGCTGACGCCGCGTCTCGGGGGCGTCACGCCTTCGTCGGGTGGGCATCTGGCTCATACAGACTGGTTGGTATGTATTGAATCCACCCCACCCCGTCAAGCGACAGGGGGAACGGAAGCTTCCAGCGCCGTGAGCCAGGAGACGCACAGAACGCACAACGGAGACACGGTCGACATTGCCCATCCGCCCCCGCAGCGGATAAGCCGTTGAAAATGACTCACAGCGTCGGGTTCACGGCTCGCGCCGTCCCGCCGCTCCTTTCGAACCGGAGTTCCTGGATGCAGTCACATCGCGCGGTCTGGAGCAGGCGCCTGATACTCGTGGGGAGCGTCATCCTCCTGTCATGCGGGAAGGAGGGATTGACGCCTCCGGGTGACGACGCGCTGGCCGCCGCACGAGGCCAGGCCCTGTCCCAGTGGAAGCAGGCCCCTTCCGCCCCCACCGCCCTGGCGCTGGCGCTGGCCTACTTCCCCGACCTTGAAACGGGTCCGGCCCCTTCGGCGCCCTCGTCCCGGCTGCTCGATGCGCAGCTCGGGAATGACGGAGGGCTGACGCTGACCACGCGCGGGCTGACCTTCCAGGTCCAGCCGGCGGCCGCCACCCCGGGCACACTCCACCGCGAGCGCTTCGCCGCGTTCCAGGGCGAGCGGCACCTCTGGTGGCCCGCGGGAAGCACGCAGACCACCCCACAGGGCTGGCGCACCTCGCGGGTCGAGGAGGCGTGGATTCTGGACGAGGTACCGGAGGCGCGCGGTGGCAAGCCAACGCACCGCGCCGAGTACACCGTCACGCTGCCGGCCTCCGTCCGGCGCATCCAGGACACGGGCGACTACCTCCAGTTCCTGGATGAAAGCGCGCGCCCCGTGCTCCGCTTCCATCCCGCCGTGGTGCGAGACGCCAACGGCCACTCGCGCGCGGGCAGCACGCGGCTCGCGGGTGGACGCATGAATCCGCGCACCCAGGTGTTCGACGTGGACGGCGCGCAGGTCCGCATCACGACCGAGGTCTCCCTCGCCGGGCTCACCGCGCCGCTCGTCGTCGACCCAGGCTGGTCCTCCACCGCTGCCATGGCGGAGGCCCGCGCTCAGCACGCCGGCCTCCTGCTCGGCACCGGCCAGTTGCTGGTCGTCGGCGGCGTCAACCG contains these protein-coding regions:
- a CDS encoding TetR/AcrR family transcriptional regulator, which produces MPTRRRRDAPETRRQLIAAATHLMMRQGFSATTVDQICAEAGLTKGSFFHHFESKEAMGLAAMAAFAEMGMGLYAEAWDEPGVDPLEKLHRLLDVMSDLARQHGGMLTCMVGMLSQELALSNAIVRQAGEGHMEAWVGAVAGLLTEAKRLHPPRVGFDPDAVAWMLYSTWQGSMLVGKTRQRPEMVLENLRQMRTYLDGLFESPVKSKSKQSKRA